The Manis javanica isolate MJ-LG chromosome 4, MJ_LKY, whole genome shotgun sequence genome contains a region encoding:
- the THRAP3 gene encoding thyroid hormone receptor-associated protein 3 isoform X2, which translates to MSKTNKSKSGSRSSRSRSASRSRSRSFSKSRSRSRSVSRSRKRRLSSRSRSRSYSPAHNRERNHPRVYQNRDFRGHNRGYRRPYYFRGRNRGFYPWGQYNRGGYGNYRSNWQNYRQAYSPRRGRSRSRSPKRRSPSPRSRSHSRNSDKSSSDRSRRSSSSRSSSNHSRVESSKRKSTKEKKSSSKDSRPSQAAGDNQGDETKEQTFSGGTSQDTKPSESSKPWPDATTYSGGSASRASAVSELSPRERSPALKSPLQSVVVRRRSPRPSPVPKPSPPLSSTSQMGSTLQSGTGYQAGTHQGQFDHGSGSLSPSKKSPVGKSPPATGSTYGSSQKEEASASGGAAYTKRYLEEQKTENGKDKEQKQTNSDKEKMKDKGSFSDTGLSESKMKSDPFAPKTDSEKPFRGSQSPKRYKLRDDFEKKMADFHKEEMDDQDKDKAKGRKESEFDDEPKFMSKVIAGANKNQEEEKSGKWEGLVYAPPGKEKQRKTEEMEEESFSERSKKEDRGGPKRTESGHRGFVPEKNFRVTAYKAVQEKSSSPPPRKTSESREKLGAKGDFSTGKSSFSITREAQVNVRMDSFDEDLARPSGLLAQERKLCRDLVHSNKKEQEFRSIFQHIQSAQSQRSPSELFAQHIVTIVHHVKEHHFGSSGMTLHERFTKYLKRGTEQEAAKNKKSPEIHRRIDISPSTFRKHGLAHDEMKSPREPGYKAEGKYKDDPVDLRLDIERRKKHKERDLKRGKSRESVDSRDSSHSRERSTEKTEKTHKGSKKQKKHRRARDRSRSSSSSSQSSHSYKAEEYTEETEEREESTTGFDKSRLGTKDFVGPSERGGRARGTFYRARGRGWGRGSYSANSSSNNDFQKRNRDEEWDPEYTPKSKKYYLHDDREGEGSEKWVSRGRGRGAFPRGRGRFMFRKSSTSPKWAHDKFSGEEGEIEDDESGTENREEKDSLQPTTE; encoded by the exons ATGTCAAAAACAAACAAGTCCAAGTCTGGATCTCGCTCTTCTCGCTCAAGATCTGCGTCAAGATCTCGATCTCGTTCATTTTCGAAGTCTCGGTCTCGAAGTCGATCTGTCTCTCGTTCAAGGAAGCGCAGACTGAG TTCTAGGTCTCGTTCTAGATCATATTCTCCAGCTcataacagagagagaaatcaccCACGAGTATATCAAAATCGGGATTTCCGAGGTCACAACAGAGGCTATAGAAGGCCCTATTATTTTCGTGGGCGCAACAGAGGCTTTTATCCGTGGGGCCAGTATAACCGAGGAGGCTATGGAAACTACCGCTCAAACTGGCAGAATTATCGGCAAGCATACAGTCCTCGTAGGGGCCGTTCCCGATCCCGGTCCCCAAAGAGAAGATCTCCTTCACCAAGGTCCAGGAGCCACTCCAGAAACTCCGATAAGTCTTCCTCTGACAGGTCAAGGCGGTCCTCCTCCTCTCGTTCTTCCTCCAACCACAGCCGAGTTGAGTCTTCTAAGCGCAAGTCgacaaaagagaaaaagtccTCTTCCAAGGATAGCCGGCCATCTCAGGCTGCTGGGGATAACCAGGGAGATGAGACCAAGGAACAAACATTTTCTGGAGGCACCTCTCAAGATACAAAACCGTCTGAGAGCTCGAAGCCATGGCCAGATGCCACCACATACAGTGGTGGTTCTGCATCGCGGGCCTCAGCAGTTTCTGAGCTGAGTCCTCGGGAGCGAAGCCCTGCTCTCAAAAGTCCACTCCAGTCTGTAGTGGTTAGGCGGCGGTCACCCCGTCCTAGCCCTGTGCCAAAACCTAGCCCTCCACTTTCCAGCACTTCCCAGATGGGCTCAACTCTGCAGAGTGGTACTGGGTACCAGGCTGGTACACACCAAGGTCAGTTCGACCATGGCTCTGGGTCCTTGAGTCCATCCAAAAAGAGTCCTGTGGGTAAGAGTCCACCGGCCACTGGTTCCACATATGGCTCATCTCAGAAGGAGGAGGCTTCCGCTTCAGGAGGAGCAGCCTATACAAAGAG GTATCtagaagaacagaaaacagagaatggaaaagataaggaacagaaacaaacaaatagcgataaagagaaaatgaaagataaaggGAGCTTCTCTGACACAGGCTTGAGTGAATCGAAAATGAAATCTGATCCCTTTGCTCCCAAAACTGATAGTGAGAAACCTTTTCGGGGTAGCCAGTCACCCAAAAGATATAAGCTCCGAGATGACTTTGAGAAGAAGATGGCTGATTTCCACAAGGAGGAGATGGATGATCAAGATAAGGACAAAGCtaagggaaggaaggaatctGAGTTTGATGATGAACCCAAATTCATGTCGAAAGTCATAGCAGGTGCAAACAaaaaccaggaggaggagaagtcTGGCAAATGGGAGGGCCTGGTGTATGCACCTCCagggaaggaaaagcaaaggaaaacagaggagatggaggaggagtCTTTCTCAGAGAGATCCAAAAAGGAGGATCGGGGAGGTCCCAAGAGAACCGAAAGTGGGCACAGGGGGTTTGTGCCTGAAAAGAATTTCCGAGTGACCGCTTACAAAGCAGTCCAGGAGAAAAGTTCATCACCTCCCCCAAGAAAGACCTCGGAGAGCAGAGAGAAGCTGGGAGCCAAAGGAGACTTTTCCACCGGGAAGTCTTCCTTTTCCATTACTCGAGAGGCCCAGGTCAATGTCCGGATGGACTCTTTTGATGAGGACCTTGCAAG ACCCAGTGGCTTATTGGCTCAGGAACGCAAACTTTGTCGGGATCTAGTCCATAGCAACAAAAAGGAACAGGAATTTCGTTCCATTTTCCAGCATATACAGTCAGCTCAGTCTCAGCGGAGCCCCTCAGAACTTTTCGCCCAGCATATAGTGACCATTGTTCATCATGTTAAAG AGCATCACTTTGGGTCCTCAGGAATGACATTGCATGAACGCTTTACTAAATATCTAAAGAGAGGAACTGAGCAGGAAGcagctaaaaataagaaaagcccAGAGATACACAG GAGGATAGACATTTCCCCCAGTACATTCAGAAAACACGGTTTGGCTCATGATGAAATGAAAAGTCCCCGGGAACCTGGCTACAAG GCTGAGGGAAAATACAAAGATGATCCTGTTGATCTCCGTCTTGATATTGAACGTCGTAAAAAACATAAGGAGAGAGATCTTAAACGAGGTAAATCAAGAGAATCAGTGGATTCCCGTGATTCAAGCCACTCGAGGGAAAGGTCAactgagaaaacagagaaaactcACAAAGGATCAAAGAAGCAGAA GAAGCATCGGAGAGCACGAGACCGGTCCAggtcatcctcctcttcctcccagtCATCCCACTCCTATAAAGCAGAAGAGTACACTGAAgaaacagaggagagagaggagagcacCACTGGCTTTGATAAATCCAGACTGGGGACCAAAGACTTTGTGGGTCCAAGTGAAAGAGGAGGCAGAGCTCGAGGGACCTTT TACCGAGCCAgagggagaggctggggcagaggcagcTACTCTGCTAACAGCAGCAGTAACAATGATTTTCAGAAGAGAAACCGGGATGAGGAGTGGGACCCTGAGTACACGCCCAAGAGCAAGAAGTATTACCTG cacGATGACCGGGAAGGTGAAGGCAGTGAGAAGTGGGTGAGCCGGGGCCGGGGCCGAGGAGCCTTTCCCCGGGGTCGGGGCCGGTTCATGTTCCGGAAATCCAGCACCAGCCCCAAGTGGGCCCACGACAAGttcagtggggaggaaggggagataGAAGACGACGAGAGTGGgacagagaacagagaggagaaGGACAGTTTACAGCCCACAACCGAGTAG
- the THRAP3 gene encoding thyroid hormone receptor-associated protein 3 isoform X1, with product MSKTNKSKSGSRSSRSRSASRSRSRSFSKSRSRSRSVSRSRKRRLSSRSRSRSYSPAHNRERNHPRVYQNRDFRGHNRGYRRPYYFRGRNRGFYPWGQYNRGGYGNYRSNWQNYRQAYSPRRGRSRSRSPKRRSPSPRSRSHSRNSDKSSSDRSRRSSSSRSSSNHSRVESSKRKSTKEKKSSSKDSRPSQAAGDNQGDETKEQTFSGGTSQDTKPSESSKPWPDATTYSGGSASRASAVSELSPRERSPALKSPLQSVVVRRRSPRPSPVPKPSPPLSSTSQMGSTLQSGTGYQAGTHQGQFDHGSGSLSPSKKSPVGKSPPATGSTYGSSQKEEASASGGAAYTKRYLEEQKTENGKDKEQKQTNSDKEKMKDKGSFSDTGLSESKMKSDPFAPKTDSEKPFRGSQSPKRYKLRDDFEKKMADFHKEEMDDQDKDKAKGRKESEFDDEPKFMSKVIAGANKNQEEEKSGKWEGLVYAPPGKEKQRKTEEMEEESFSERSKKEDRGGPKRTESGHRGFVPEKNFRVTAYKAVQEKSSSPPPRKTSESREKLGAKGDFSTGKSSFSITREAQVNVRMDSFDEDLARPSGLLAQERKLCRDLVHSNKKEQEFRSIFQHIQSAQSQRSPSELFAQHIVTIVHHVKEHHFGSSGMTLHERFTKYLKRGTEQEAAKNKKSPEIHRRIDISPSTFRKHGLAHDEMKSPREPGYKAEGKYKDDPVDLRLDIERRKKHKERDLKRGKSRESVDSRDSSHSRERSTEKTEKTHKGSKKQKKHRRARDRSRSSSSSSQSSHSYKAEEYTEETEEREESTTGFDKSRLGTKDFVGPSERGGRARGTFQYRARGRGWGRGSYSANSSSNNDFQKRNRDEEWDPEYTPKSKKYYLHDDREGEGSEKWVSRGRGRGAFPRGRGRFMFRKSSTSPKWAHDKFSGEEGEIEDDESGTENREEKDSLQPTTE from the exons ATGTCAAAAACAAACAAGTCCAAGTCTGGATCTCGCTCTTCTCGCTCAAGATCTGCGTCAAGATCTCGATCTCGTTCATTTTCGAAGTCTCGGTCTCGAAGTCGATCTGTCTCTCGTTCAAGGAAGCGCAGACTGAG TTCTAGGTCTCGTTCTAGATCATATTCTCCAGCTcataacagagagagaaatcaccCACGAGTATATCAAAATCGGGATTTCCGAGGTCACAACAGAGGCTATAGAAGGCCCTATTATTTTCGTGGGCGCAACAGAGGCTTTTATCCGTGGGGCCAGTATAACCGAGGAGGCTATGGAAACTACCGCTCAAACTGGCAGAATTATCGGCAAGCATACAGTCCTCGTAGGGGCCGTTCCCGATCCCGGTCCCCAAAGAGAAGATCTCCTTCACCAAGGTCCAGGAGCCACTCCAGAAACTCCGATAAGTCTTCCTCTGACAGGTCAAGGCGGTCCTCCTCCTCTCGTTCTTCCTCCAACCACAGCCGAGTTGAGTCTTCTAAGCGCAAGTCgacaaaagagaaaaagtccTCTTCCAAGGATAGCCGGCCATCTCAGGCTGCTGGGGATAACCAGGGAGATGAGACCAAGGAACAAACATTTTCTGGAGGCACCTCTCAAGATACAAAACCGTCTGAGAGCTCGAAGCCATGGCCAGATGCCACCACATACAGTGGTGGTTCTGCATCGCGGGCCTCAGCAGTTTCTGAGCTGAGTCCTCGGGAGCGAAGCCCTGCTCTCAAAAGTCCACTCCAGTCTGTAGTGGTTAGGCGGCGGTCACCCCGTCCTAGCCCTGTGCCAAAACCTAGCCCTCCACTTTCCAGCACTTCCCAGATGGGCTCAACTCTGCAGAGTGGTACTGGGTACCAGGCTGGTACACACCAAGGTCAGTTCGACCATGGCTCTGGGTCCTTGAGTCCATCCAAAAAGAGTCCTGTGGGTAAGAGTCCACCGGCCACTGGTTCCACATATGGCTCATCTCAGAAGGAGGAGGCTTCCGCTTCAGGAGGAGCAGCCTATACAAAGAG GTATCtagaagaacagaaaacagagaatggaaaagataaggaacagaaacaaacaaatagcgataaagagaaaatgaaagataaaggGAGCTTCTCTGACACAGGCTTGAGTGAATCGAAAATGAAATCTGATCCCTTTGCTCCCAAAACTGATAGTGAGAAACCTTTTCGGGGTAGCCAGTCACCCAAAAGATATAAGCTCCGAGATGACTTTGAGAAGAAGATGGCTGATTTCCACAAGGAGGAGATGGATGATCAAGATAAGGACAAAGCtaagggaaggaaggaatctGAGTTTGATGATGAACCCAAATTCATGTCGAAAGTCATAGCAGGTGCAAACAaaaaccaggaggaggagaagtcTGGCAAATGGGAGGGCCTGGTGTATGCACCTCCagggaaggaaaagcaaaggaaaacagaggagatggaggaggagtCTTTCTCAGAGAGATCCAAAAAGGAGGATCGGGGAGGTCCCAAGAGAACCGAAAGTGGGCACAGGGGGTTTGTGCCTGAAAAGAATTTCCGAGTGACCGCTTACAAAGCAGTCCAGGAGAAAAGTTCATCACCTCCCCCAAGAAAGACCTCGGAGAGCAGAGAGAAGCTGGGAGCCAAAGGAGACTTTTCCACCGGGAAGTCTTCCTTTTCCATTACTCGAGAGGCCCAGGTCAATGTCCGGATGGACTCTTTTGATGAGGACCTTGCAAG ACCCAGTGGCTTATTGGCTCAGGAACGCAAACTTTGTCGGGATCTAGTCCATAGCAACAAAAAGGAACAGGAATTTCGTTCCATTTTCCAGCATATACAGTCAGCTCAGTCTCAGCGGAGCCCCTCAGAACTTTTCGCCCAGCATATAGTGACCATTGTTCATCATGTTAAAG AGCATCACTTTGGGTCCTCAGGAATGACATTGCATGAACGCTTTACTAAATATCTAAAGAGAGGAACTGAGCAGGAAGcagctaaaaataagaaaagcccAGAGATACACAG GAGGATAGACATTTCCCCCAGTACATTCAGAAAACACGGTTTGGCTCATGATGAAATGAAAAGTCCCCGGGAACCTGGCTACAAG GCTGAGGGAAAATACAAAGATGATCCTGTTGATCTCCGTCTTGATATTGAACGTCGTAAAAAACATAAGGAGAGAGATCTTAAACGAGGTAAATCAAGAGAATCAGTGGATTCCCGTGATTCAAGCCACTCGAGGGAAAGGTCAactgagaaaacagagaaaactcACAAAGGATCAAAGAAGCAGAA GAAGCATCGGAGAGCACGAGACCGGTCCAggtcatcctcctcttcctcccagtCATCCCACTCCTATAAAGCAGAAGAGTACACTGAAgaaacagaggagagagaggagagcacCACTGGCTTTGATAAATCCAGACTGGGGACCAAAGACTTTGTGGGTCCAAGTGAAAGAGGAGGCAGAGCTCGAGGGACCTTT CAGTACCGAGCCAgagggagaggctggggcagaggcagcTACTCTGCTAACAGCAGCAGTAACAATGATTTTCAGAAGAGAAACCGGGATGAGGAGTGGGACCCTGAGTACACGCCCAAGAGCAAGAAGTATTACCTG cacGATGACCGGGAAGGTGAAGGCAGTGAGAAGTGGGTGAGCCGGGGCCGGGGCCGAGGAGCCTTTCCCCGGGGTCGGGGCCGGTTCATGTTCCGGAAATCCAGCACCAGCCCCAAGTGGGCCCACGACAAGttcagtggggaggaaggggagataGAAGACGACGAGAGTGGgacagagaacagagaggagaaGGACAGTTTACAGCCCACAACCGAGTAG